The Polaribacter sp. HaHaR_3_91 genomic sequence ATAATAGGTATGACAGTTTAAATACATAAAGCAATCAATTATTGTTTTCTATGTGCAAGAACCAAAGGAGGTTCTCCATTAAAAGGATTGCTAAAACGACCAATAGATTTTGCTCCCATAGAAGCTGCTCTCATAATACTTTTATCTCCATATTTATTTCTAACAGTATCCATTGCATTGTATAAATCCAATAGTTGTTCTGTATCGTCAAACAAATTAATTTGGTAATTACCACTGACAATGTCAGATACTTTTACCCCCACCAATCGAATTAACAATCTTCGTTGATATAATTGTTTAAACAATTCTAAAACAGCAGGAATGATAATGTGATCTGCACTTGTATAGGGAATTTTTATTTGCTTGTTATACGTGTTAAAATCTGAATATCTAATTTTTACACTAATCACACCTGCTAACTTATCTCCTTTTCTCAATTGATAAGCTAAATTTTCTGCCATTGCAAAAATGGTTTCTTTTAACTTTATCATATCAATTGTATCTTTAGTGTAGGTTCTTTCTGTGGATAAAGATTTACGTTCGTGAAAAGCAATAATGGGTGGATTATCTATTCCGTTTGCACGTTTCCAAATAGTTTTTCCATTTTTCCCTAAAACGCTTATCATCATTTCTAAAGGCATTTCTTGAATTACTTTTATTTTTTCTACACCTAAATTCCTTAAAATTTGATACGTTTTTTCTCCAACTGATGGAATTTTACGAATTGATAATGGTGCCAGAAATTCTTTCTCAAACCCTGCATCAATCAACAATTGATTATTGGGTTTTGCTTCTCCTGTTGCTACTTTAGATACGATTTTGTTTTGTGACATTCCGAAAGAAATAGGCAAACCACTTTCTTTTATAATTCGCTGACGTAATTCAGAAGCGTATTTATAACTCCCAAAAAAAGCATCCATTCCAGAAAGGTCTGCATAAAATTCATCAATACTCGCTTTTTCAAAAATGGGTACTTTTTCTTTGATGATTTCTGTAACAATATTTGAGTATTTAGAATAAATACTCGTATTTCCTCTAATAACAATTGCTTCAGGACATAACTTTCTAGCAATTTTCATTGACATACCTGAATGCACGCCAAAAGTTCTCGTTTCATAACTACAAGCTGCCACAACTCCACGATCTCCTGTTCCTCCAACCAACAACGGTTTTTTTTGCAATCGACTATCAATCAATCGTTCACAAGAGACAAAAAAAGTATCTAAATCGAGATGTAAAATATTTTTCTTCACACCACAAAATTAGCTACAAACACAAACAATTATTGCTTACATTTGTAGTATTATGAAAATTATATCCAAAAACATACGTCATTTAAGAAGTTTAAAAGCGCTTTCACAAGAGCGTTTAGCTGATGATTTAAATGTAACAAGATCAAGAATAGGTTCTTATGAAGAGAACAGGTCTTCACCTACTTTAGAGTTTTTAATAGATTTCTCTAACTATTTTAAAGTACCTATTGATATATTATTGAAAAACGACCTTACCAAAACTAAAGAT encodes the following:
- the dinB gene encoding DNA polymerase IV translates to MKKNILHLDLDTFFVSCERLIDSRLQKKPLLVGGTGDRGVVAACSYETRTFGVHSGMSMKIARKLCPEAIVIRGNTSIYSKYSNIVTEIIKEKVPIFEKASIDEFYADLSGMDAFFGSYKYASELRQRIIKESGLPISFGMSQNKIVSKVATGEAKPNNQLLIDAGFEKEFLAPLSIRKIPSVGEKTYQILRNLGVEKIKVIQEMPLEMMISVLGKNGKTIWKRANGIDNPPIIAFHERKSLSTERTYTKDTIDMIKLKETIFAMAENLAYQLRKGDKLAGVISVKIRYSDFNTYNKQIKIPYTSADHIIIPAVLELFKQLYQRRLLIRLVGVKVSDIVSGNYQINLFDDTEQLLDLYNAMDTVRNKYGDKSIMRAASMGAKSIGRFSNPFNGEPPLVLAHRKQ